In the Lujinxingia vulgaris genome, one interval contains:
- the pepF gene encoding oligoendopeptidase F has translation MSELKIPTYFDDEIEGARPKTRDREQIDARFKWNLNDIYPGWEAWQADMKEVRTHMDRFVELRGKLGEGPEQVLEAYQLQDTIGMMAYKLYRYPQLNFDLDQRDNEVQARLQEVQQLFAEYGSRSAWFTPELLTIAQETMEQWLESDEQLSPYRFPILEAYRAQEHVLDEGGERILALGSRFRSAPAEVYRALTTADVVFNTITLSDGEDVKVSYGEYSNLLHTRRDQEDRRKAFEAMYGIFEAKRNTFASLYNSLCQRDWAQAQSRNYSSTAEAALDDDNVPVSVLETLIETAREGSEPLRRYHRLRKEVLGLDEYHLYDGSIPLMESDEVYTYEGAKPTLIESVAPLGSRYQKLLGEALSGGWIDVYETEGKRSGAYSAGVYGVHPYMLLNYTDTLDDVFTLTHELGHTLHTVLSCEAQPFATSSYTIFVAEVASTTNEALLLDYLLKQTDDPRKRAFLLQQAISGIAGTFYSQALFADYELEAHRMVERGEPMTAERLDALYMEKMKAFYGDALTIDELYRVTWARIPHFFNSPYYVYQYATCYASSAKIVAGLLSEDEAERQATQARYLELLSSGGNDHPMTQLQKAGVDLSQADTVRAVTQRMDELVGMLEEELKRLS, from the coding sequence ATGAGCGAGCTGAAGATCCCGACCTACTTCGACGATGAGATTGAGGGCGCCCGCCCTAAAACCCGTGATCGCGAGCAGATCGATGCGCGTTTTAAGTGGAACCTCAACGACATCTACCCGGGCTGGGAGGCGTGGCAGGCGGATATGAAGGAGGTCCGCACCCATATGGATCGCTTCGTGGAACTGCGCGGCAAGCTCGGTGAGGGCCCGGAGCAGGTGCTGGAGGCCTACCAGCTGCAGGACACCATCGGGATGATGGCCTACAAGCTCTACCGCTACCCGCAGCTGAATTTTGACCTCGATCAGCGCGACAACGAGGTGCAGGCGCGACTTCAAGAGGTGCAGCAGCTCTTTGCGGAGTACGGCTCGCGTTCGGCCTGGTTTACCCCGGAGCTGCTCACGATCGCGCAGGAGACGATGGAGCAGTGGTTGGAGAGCGACGAGCAGCTCTCTCCTTACCGCTTCCCGATCCTGGAAGCCTACCGCGCGCAGGAGCATGTGCTTGATGAGGGCGGGGAGCGCATCCTCGCGCTGGGAAGCCGTTTTCGCTCGGCGCCGGCCGAGGTCTACCGCGCGCTGACTACAGCCGATGTGGTGTTCAACACCATCACCCTCTCCGATGGCGAAGACGTGAAGGTGAGCTACGGGGAGTACTCCAACCTGTTGCACACACGTCGTGATCAGGAGGACCGCCGCAAGGCTTTTGAGGCGATGTACGGGATCTTTGAGGCGAAGCGAAACACCTTTGCCTCGCTCTACAACAGCCTCTGCCAGCGGGACTGGGCTCAGGCGCAGTCGCGCAACTACAGCAGCACCGCTGAAGCGGCGCTCGACGATGATAATGTGCCGGTCTCGGTGCTGGAGACGTTGATTGAGACGGCGCGCGAGGGCTCCGAGCCGCTGCGCCGCTACCACCGCCTGCGCAAAGAGGTGCTGGGGCTCGACGAGTACCATCTCTACGACGGCTCCATCCCGCTGATGGAGAGCGACGAGGTCTATACCTACGAGGGCGCAAAACCCACGCTCATCGAGTCTGTGGCGCCGCTCGGCAGCCGCTATCAGAAGTTGTTGGGTGAGGCGCTCAGCGGAGGCTGGATCGATGTGTATGAGACCGAGGGTAAGCGCAGCGGGGCGTATTCGGCGGGTGTGTACGGGGTGCACCCCTACATGCTGCTCAACTACACCGACACGCTTGATGACGTCTTCACGCTGACCCACGAGCTGGGCCATACGCTGCACACGGTGCTCTCGTGTGAGGCGCAGCCTTTTGCGACGTCGAGCTACACAATCTTTGTGGCGGAGGTGGCTTCCACGACCAATGAGGCGCTCCTGCTCGACTACCTGCTCAAGCAGACCGACGACCCGCGGAAGCGGGCGTTCTTGCTGCAGCAGGCCATCAGCGGCATCGCCGGCACCTTCTACTCCCAGGCGCTCTTTGCGGACTACGAGCTTGAGGCGCATCGCATGGTGGAGCGAGGTGAGCCGATGACCGCCGAGCGCCTTGATGCGCTTTATATGGAGAAGATGAAGGCGTTTTACGGCGACGCGCTCACCATCGACGAGCTCTACCGCGTGACCTGGGCGCGGATTCCACATTTCTTTAACTCTCCTTACTACGTCTACCAGTACGCCACCTGTTACGCTTCGTCGGCGAAGATCGTGGCCGGGCTGCTCAGCGAAGATGAAGCCGAGCGCCAGGCCACGCAGGCTCGCTACCTGGAGCTTTTGTCGAGCGGCGGAAACGACCACCCGATGACGCAGCTTCAGAAGGCCGGCGTCGACTTAAGCCAGGCCGATACGGTGCGTGCGGTCACGCAACGTATGGATGAGCTTGTAGGCATGTTGGAAGAGGAGCTTAAGCGGCTGAGCTGA
- a CDS encoding DUF2914 domain-containing protein, with translation MSESHDVEHNVKSSGDEQPGAVAPQGRFAALRTALQSDAVQRWTPMSLFVGGFGIDAWTLGREVDLRALALVCVYVLLIPLCFAVLGRAKHEKLLKVASLALHFALGALFSALVVLYFRSAGQLITMLIVMVLFGIMVWNEFSSRARRQFELLWGIYGVSAVMLLNFLLPYALGSVRAVWFYLSLAVGMGWVLGVRRLLGARSWRTSVPTLGFALGLGVLYPLGLIPPVPLVQEGAVVGLNFEKVEGSYQVLGERPTLLERVGLRERVIARAEGEPVTVVVAVSAPSRATANLEHRWRRRTDEGWVTTDTIPITIRGGRDEGWRFYSRKQNIPDGLWRVETALKGGAVLGFETFEVRAISEEERAALELQPRAL, from the coding sequence TTGAGCGAGTCGCACGACGTCGAACACAACGTGAAATCGAGCGGGGATGAGCAACCCGGTGCTGTTGCACCGCAGGGCCGCTTCGCGGCCCTGCGCACCGCGCTTCAAAGCGACGCGGTGCAGCGCTGGACCCCGATGAGTCTTTTTGTGGGTGGGTTCGGCATCGACGCCTGGACGCTGGGGCGAGAGGTCGATCTTCGCGCGTTGGCGCTGGTCTGCGTCTACGTGCTCTTGATCCCCTTGTGTTTTGCGGTGCTGGGGCGCGCAAAGCACGAGAAGTTGCTCAAGGTGGCGAGCCTCGCGCTGCACTTCGCGCTCGGTGCCCTCTTCAGCGCGCTGGTCGTCCTCTACTTCCGCAGCGCCGGCCAGCTCATCACGATGCTCATCGTGATGGTGCTCTTTGGCATCATGGTCTGGAACGAGTTCTCCAGCCGCGCCCGCCGCCAGTTCGAGCTTCTGTGGGGCATCTACGGGGTGAGCGCGGTGATGCTGCTCAACTTCCTCTTGCCCTATGCGCTGGGGAGCGTGCGCGCGGTGTGGTTTTACCTGAGCCTGGCCGTGGGCATGGGCTGGGTGCTGGGCGTGCGTCGTCTGCTCGGGGCGCGAAGCTGGCGCACCTCCGTGCCCACCTTAGGTTTTGCGCTTGGGCTGGGCGTGCTCTACCCGCTGGGGCTGATCCCGCCGGTGCCCCTGGTGCAGGAGGGCGCGGTGGTGGGGCTGAACTTTGAAAAAGTCGAGGGGAGCTACCAGGTGCTTGGCGAGCGCCCCACCTTGCTGGAGCGTGTGGGCCTGCGCGAGCGGGTCATCGCCCGGGCCGAGGGTGAGCCGGTGACGGTGGTGGTGGCGGTCTCGGCGCCGTCGCGGGCCACCGCCAACCTGGAGCATCGCTGGCGGCGGCGCACCGACGAGGGCTGGGTAACCACCGACACCATCCCCATCACCATTCGGGGCGGACGCGACGAGGGGTGGCGATTTTATTCGCGTAAGCAAAACATCCCCGACGGACTCTGGCGGGTCGAGACGGCGCTCAAGGGTGGGGCGGTGCTGGGCTTTGAGACCTTTGAGGTGCGCGCGATCTCCGAGGAGGAGCGCGCCGCGCTTGAACTTCAGCCACGTGCGCTCTGA
- a CDS encoding NUDIX hydrolase, translating to MSSAWALIEDRGELLFIRRAFKVGRGGQWCPPGGTIWRNEWPEVACVREAFEETGLRVTVERPIAVFESAHYFVCRLNGSRDQLNLRARECIDFRWVSPTELLRIGTIMDLRRIIPILELGGFRVPEVPRGLVTAIPKKIY from the coding sequence ATGAGTTCTGCATGGGCTCTAATCGAGGATCGCGGAGAGCTGCTCTTCATTCGCCGCGCTTTCAAAGTGGGGCGAGGAGGTCAGTGGTGTCCTCCCGGGGGTACGATCTGGCGTAACGAATGGCCCGAGGTTGCCTGCGTGCGTGAAGCATTTGAGGAGACCGGCCTTCGCGTCACCGTCGAGCGCCCCATCGCCGTATTTGAGTCGGCGCACTACTTCGTCTGTCGGCTCAACGGCTCCCGCGATCAACTTAACCTCCGCGCCCGCGAGTGCATCGACTTTCGCTGGGTCTCACCGACCGAGCTGTTGCGCATCGGCACCATTATGGACCTAAGGCGCATCATCCCCATCCTGGAGCTGGGCGGCTTCCGCGTCCCCGAGGTGCCTCGGGGGCTGGTGACGGCCATCCCCAAAAAGATCTACTGA
- the recD2 gene encoding SF1B family DNA helicase RecD2, with amino-acid sequence MRGSEADLERLRGELKRVRFASEDGQFAVCDLVVPERVMPVTIVGNIMATRPGETVEVWGRWRDDPRFGRQFSIERLEAVLPSTRQGVERYLASDLIEGIGPTLARRIVAHFGEETLEILDAAPHRVQEVEGIGKKRAERIIASWEEGRLIHKIMVFLRSHGVSNANAVRIYRKFGAKAVEVIQQNPYELAEAIFGIGFKSADHIAMQTGVEPTALARLRAGLLHTLGEASSEGHMYLPWSMLRERAAGLLEVGEHLLADALEVLRQEERVSVEAIGAGEARVYAAGALAVEERAARQLRRLAQSPGLVARPDDEALAGVEARLGVELAALQRQAVRSVFEHKVSVITGGPGTGKTTIVQTICELAEQLGWRVTLCAPTGRAARRLGETTGRVATTVHRLLEYSFHAGGFQRDEERPLETDLLIVDEASMVDTTLLAALAGALPASASLVLVGDIDQLPSVGPGQVLRDVIESGIVGVTRLTEIFRQAEASTIVINAHRINAGQMPVVPARAPGELVDFYTINAEEPAQAHERIVELVSERMPRAFGLDPLQDVQILAPMHRGEVGCSRLNAALQEAFYKGGPQLVRGQRRFCLGDRVMQTRNNYEAEVFNGDVGQVVAVDTEDNQLRVRFDEREVTYDRANLDELVLAYAITVHKSQGSEYRAVVLPMSTQHYVMLQRNLLYTAVTRARELVVVVGSEEAVRLALKNDRASERYTQLARRLRGESV; translated from the coding sequence TTGAGGGGGAGTGAGGCGGATCTGGAGCGGCTGCGCGGCGAGCTGAAACGCGTGCGTTTTGCCAGCGAAGACGGGCAGTTCGCGGTCTGCGACCTGGTCGTGCCGGAGCGGGTGATGCCGGTGACGATCGTGGGCAATATTATGGCCACGCGCCCTGGTGAGACGGTGGAGGTGTGGGGGCGCTGGCGTGACGATCCGCGTTTTGGCCGCCAGTTTTCCATCGAGCGCCTGGAGGCGGTGCTGCCCTCAACCCGCCAGGGGGTGGAGCGCTACCTGGCCAGCGATCTGATCGAGGGCATCGGTCCGACGCTGGCTCGCCGCATCGTGGCGCATTTTGGCGAAGAGACGCTCGAGATCCTCGACGCCGCGCCGCACCGGGTTCAGGAAGTTGAGGGGATCGGCAAAAAACGCGCCGAGCGCATCATCGCCTCCTGGGAGGAGGGGCGGCTGATCCACAAGATCATGGTCTTTTTGCGCTCCCACGGCGTCTCCAATGCCAACGCCGTGCGCATCTACCGCAAGTTCGGGGCGAAGGCGGTGGAGGTGATCCAGCAGAACCCCTATGAGCTGGCTGAGGCGATCTTCGGCATCGGGTTTAAGAGCGCCGACCACATCGCGATGCAGACCGGGGTGGAGCCCACGGCGCTGGCGCGCCTGCGCGCGGGGCTTTTGCATACGCTGGGGGAGGCGTCGAGTGAGGGGCATATGTACCTGCCCTGGTCGATGTTGCGCGAGCGCGCCGCCGGACTTCTGGAGGTGGGTGAGCATCTGCTGGCGGACGCGCTCGAGGTGTTGCGTCAGGAGGAGCGCGTCAGCGTGGAAGCCATCGGTGCGGGGGAGGCGCGTGTGTATGCGGCGGGGGCCCTGGCCGTGGAAGAGCGCGCCGCGCGCCAACTTCGCAGGCTTGCGCAGTCGCCCGGTCTGGTCGCGCGCCCCGACGATGAGGCGCTGGCCGGCGTTGAGGCGCGCCTGGGTGTGGAACTTGCGGCGCTGCAACGCCAGGCAGTGCGTTCGGTTTTTGAGCATAAAGTCTCGGTGATCACCGGCGGTCCGGGCACGGGCAAAACCACGATCGTGCAGACGATCTGCGAGCTGGCCGAGCAGCTCGGCTGGCGTGTCACCCTGTGCGCACCCACCGGGCGCGCGGCGCGCCGCCTGGGAGAGACGACCGGGCGAGTGGCCACCACGGTGCACCGCCTGCTGGAGTACAGCTTTCACGCCGGCGGGTTTCAACGCGATGAGGAGCGACCGCTGGAGACGGATCTTCTGATTGTGGATGAGGCCTCGATGGTCGACACCACCCTGCTGGCTGCGCTGGCCGGCGCGCTTCCCGCCAGCGCGAGCCTGGTGCTGGTGGGCGACATCGACCAGCTCCCCAGCGTGGGCCCGGGCCAGGTGTTGCGCGACGTGATCGAGAGCGGCATCGTCGGCGTCACGCGTCTCACCGAGATCTTCCGCCAGGCCGAGGCCTCAACCATCGTGATCAACGCTCACCGCATCAACGCCGGGCAGATGCCCGTGGTGCCGGCGCGCGCGCCGGGGGAGCTGGTCGACTTTTATACGATCAACGCCGAGGAGCCCGCTCAGGCCCACGAGCGTATCGTGGAGCTGGTCAGCGAGCGCATGCCGCGGGCCTTCGGGCTCGATCCGCTGCAAGACGTGCAGATCCTGGCGCCGATGCACCGCGGGGAGGTCGGCTGCTCGCGTCTGAACGCCGCGCTGCAGGAGGCGTTTTATAAGGGCGGGCCGCAGCTTGTGCGCGGCCAGCGCCGCTTCTGCCTGGGCGACCGGGTGATGCAGACCCGAAACAACTATGAGGCGGAGGTTTTTAACGGGGATGTGGGGCAGGTGGTGGCGGTCGACACCGAAGACAATCAGCTGCGTGTGCGCTTTGACGAGCGCGAGGTCACCTACGACCGCGCCAACCTCGACGAGCTGGTGCTGGCCTATGCGATCACCGTGCACAAAAGTCAGGGCTCGGAGTACCGCGCGGTGGTGCTGCCGATGTCGACGCAGCATTACGTGATGTTGCAGCGCAACCTGCTCTACACCGCGGTGACCCGGGCGCGGGAGCTGGTGGTGGTGGTGGGCAGTGAGGAGGCGGTGCGCCTGGCGCTCAAGAACGACCGCGCCTCGGAGCGCTACACGCAGCTTGCGCGGCGCCTCCGAGGCGAATCGGTCTAA
- a CDS encoding c-type cytochrome yields the protein MSRWNRTTVMMVAVALVLMGGGCEAPDVASGDGATLIFAQGSEEVARKKIPEGPTEQVSVDDPYYEKTKTFRAVPLLPLLQEAFGMTSAELERQDFVLEAIDGYAAPVTGARLSEPGAYLAFQDMEYSPRWETIGPGQVDPAPLYLIWTEEHQRDTATYPRPWQLRRIIITSPESSRELSAPLGLDKGHEAWAGYELFQARCVQCHAINRSGGRVGPELNLPMNITEYREREQTLRFIQNAQAFRYSQMPAFDDLSQAQLDSLWSYLEAMRDRKKQPQAGPEDGSGEATEAM from the coding sequence ATGTCGAGATGGAATCGCACGACGGTGATGATGGTGGCGGTGGCGCTGGTGCTGATGGGGGGCGGCTGTGAGGCACCCGACGTGGCGAGCGGTGACGGCGCGACGCTGATCTTCGCGCAGGGCTCGGAGGAGGTCGCCCGCAAGAAGATCCCCGAGGGGCCCACCGAGCAGGTCTCGGTCGACGACCCTTATTACGAGAAGACCAAGACCTTTCGGGCGGTGCCACTCCTGCCGCTTTTGCAGGAAGCGTTCGGCATGACGAGCGCGGAGCTTGAGCGCCAGGATTTTGTGCTGGAGGCCATCGACGGCTACGCCGCTCCGGTGACCGGCGCGAGGCTCTCGGAGCCGGGCGCCTACCTGGCCTTTCAGGATATGGAGTATTCGCCACGGTGGGAGACTATCGGGCCGGGCCAGGTCGATCCGGCGCCCCTCTACCTGATCTGGACGGAGGAGCATCAGCGAGACACCGCGACCTACCCGCGCCCCTGGCAGCTGCGTCGCATCATCATCACCTCGCCAGAGAGCAGCCGGGAGCTGAGCGCGCCGCTGGGCCTCGATAAGGGGCATGAGGCCTGGGCGGGTTATGAGCTCTTTCAGGCGCGTTGCGTGCAGTGCCACGCGATCAACCGCAGCGGGGGGCGAGTGGGGCCGGAGCTCAACCTGCCCATGAACATTACCGAGTATCGCGAGCGCGAGCAGACGCTGCGCTTTATCCAGAACGCTCAGGCTTTTCGCTACAGCCAGATGCCCGCCTTTGACGATCTGAGTCAGGCGCAGCTGGACTCGCTGTGGAGTTATCTGGAGGCGATGCGCGATCGCAAAAAACAGCCGCAAGCCGGCCCCGAGGACGGGAGCGGCGAAGCCACGGAGGCGATGTGA
- a CDS encoding S41 family peptidase encodes MSDVSAAPLDLQPDEQGYYRYPSVHGERVVFVSEDDLWEVPLKGGFARRLSGSRGQVSAPALSPDGQWLAYTSTEEGRPEVYVMRARGGPAKKLTFNGASRAWVCGWSPDSERVIFTSNLRESVARQLGLYEVPRQGGPTRRLSLGAAQALSFEPGGPGRVLARHADDLARWKRYRGGTAGVLWIDRKGDGQWERLLPEITAGLCRPLWRAGRIYFISDVEGHGNLYSCLPSGDDLQRHTDHLGHYVRFASADDATMVYTVAGELYRFDIASQTEARIEVDYASPRTALNRRFVDAESFLDDFTLHPRGHSLALTTRGKVFNMGGWEGAVRQTGREQGVRYRLARYLADGQRLLVVSDEGGEERFELHSVDGSHAPQPLDTGDFAIGRPVELLISPCDESALFTNHRHQLIHLDLKTGACRVLDRSEYARIAGVSFSPDGRWAAYGFFTGVYTAQIKLVELASGEQHTLTDGEFQDVQPVFDPAGRYLYFLSYRHFDPVYDQVFFELSFPRGTRPCVITLQADADSLFLQKPRPLSGDDDEGDDASDEASAEGDEEDAPSDDTSETRAESGDAALDADASETDSDADNESAEGDESPKPIRIDLDGIGQRVEVFPVPAGNYGELAATEERVFWTVYPVTGALSGEDDDDTPGVLRYFGLKSLKQKTFARGVSAFEIGADHKTLALWGEDGVQIVSASAESVSNEDDDEAEPSRESGIVDLSRISVQVDPLCEWTQMLREAWRLMRDHFWREDMGGVRWDEVWERYSALLPRVGSRSEFSDLVWTMQGELGTSHAYEMGGDYEYPPQYSPGFLGATLRWDPDWRLADDPQRFEGAYRIESILHGDTWEPSKSSPLARPGLGLSEGDVILTINARRVDARHSVEERLVNQAGQNIELLVAAGDGLSEPRTVTTKALRHETELRYREWVNHNRRRVHEASEGKLGYVHIPDMGPAGYAEFHRHYLSENTRQGLVVDVRFNGGGHVSQLILEKLARRQVGFDLQRWGKPLAYPMESIAGPIVALTNEHAGSDGDIFSHTFKLMKLGPLLGKRTWGGVVGIWPRHTMVDGSVTTQPEFSFWFEDVGFSVENFGTEPDVEVELPPQADATGEDPQLDAAIATAMALLNERPVALPDFAPYPDLRAPQSLPPRSSVGTKAGNAESEER; translated from the coding sequence CCCTCTCGCCAGATGGCCAGTGGCTGGCCTACACCTCCACCGAGGAGGGGCGCCCCGAAGTCTACGTAATGCGTGCGCGCGGCGGCCCGGCGAAAAAGCTCACCTTCAACGGCGCCTCCCGCGCCTGGGTCTGCGGCTGGAGCCCCGACAGCGAGCGGGTGATCTTCACCTCCAACCTGCGCGAGTCGGTCGCCCGCCAGCTCGGCCTCTACGAGGTCCCCCGCCAGGGCGGCCCCACGCGCCGATTGAGCCTGGGCGCAGCCCAGGCGCTCAGCTTTGAGCCCGGCGGCCCCGGCCGTGTGCTCGCCAGGCACGCCGACGATCTGGCCCGCTGGAAACGCTACCGCGGCGGCACCGCCGGCGTGCTCTGGATCGACCGCAAAGGCGATGGCCAGTGGGAGCGCCTGCTCCCCGAAATCACCGCCGGGCTCTGCCGCCCCTTATGGCGCGCCGGCCGCATCTACTTCATCAGCGACGTCGAGGGGCACGGAAACCTCTACTCCTGCCTGCCCTCCGGCGACGATCTGCAGCGCCACACCGACCACCTCGGCCACTACGTGCGCTTTGCTTCGGCCGACGATGCCACCATGGTTTACACCGTCGCCGGCGAACTTTACCGCTTCGATATCGCCTCCCAGACCGAGGCGCGCATTGAGGTCGACTACGCCTCGCCACGCACCGCGCTGAACCGCCGCTTTGTCGACGCGGAGTCCTTCCTCGACGACTTCACGCTTCACCCCCGCGGCCACTCCCTGGCGCTGACCACCCGCGGCAAAGTCTTCAACATGGGCGGCTGGGAGGGCGCCGTGCGCCAGACCGGCCGCGAGCAGGGCGTGCGCTACCGCCTGGCCCGCTACCTGGCCGACGGCCAACGCCTGCTGGTGGTCAGCGACGAGGGCGGCGAAGAGCGCTTCGAGCTGCACAGCGTCGACGGCTCCCACGCGCCACAGCCTCTCGACACCGGCGACTTTGCCATCGGCCGCCCCGTCGAACTGCTGATCTCGCCATGCGATGAGAGCGCGCTCTTTACCAACCATCGTCACCAGCTCATTCACCTCGACCTGAAGACCGGCGCCTGCCGCGTGCTCGACCGCAGCGAATACGCCCGCATCGCCGGCGTCAGCTTCAGCCCCGACGGGCGCTGGGCGGCCTACGGCTTCTTCACCGGCGTCTACACCGCCCAGATCAAGCTCGTGGAGCTGGCCTCCGGCGAGCAGCACACCCTCACCGATGGCGAATTTCAGGACGTACAGCCTGTCTTCGATCCGGCCGGGCGCTACCTCTACTTCTTAAGCTACCGTCACTTCGACCCGGTCTACGATCAGGTCTTCTTCGAGCTGAGCTTCCCCCGCGGCACGCGCCCCTGCGTCATCACCCTGCAGGCCGACGCCGACTCCCTTTTCTTACAAAAGCCTCGCCCCTTGAGCGGCGACGATGACGAGGGCGACGACGCCTCCGATGAGGCCTCAGCCGAGGGCGACGAGGAGGATGCTCCCTCCGACGACACCTCCGAGACCCGCGCCGAATCTGGCGATGCGGCCCTCGACGCCGACGCCAGTGAGACCGACTCCGACGCCGACAACGAGAGCGCCGAGGGCGATGAGAGCCCCAAACCCATCCGCATCGACCTCGATGGCATCGGCCAGCGCGTCGAAGTCTTCCCGGTGCCGGCCGGCAACTACGGCGAGCTCGCCGCCACCGAGGAGCGCGTCTTCTGGACGGTCTACCCGGTCACCGGCGCGCTCAGCGGCGAAGACGACGATGACACCCCCGGGGTGCTCCGCTACTTCGGGCTCAAATCCCTCAAGCAAAAAACCTTCGCCCGCGGCGTGAGCGCCTTTGAGATCGGCGCCGACCACAAAACCCTGGCCCTCTGGGGCGAAGACGGCGTGCAGATCGTCAGCGCCTCGGCCGAGAGCGTCTCCAACGAGGATGACGACGAGGCCGAACCCTCCCGCGAGTCGGGCATCGTCGACTTAAGCCGCATCTCGGTGCAGGTCGACCCGCTCTGCGAGTGGACCCAGATGTTGCGCGAGGCCTGGCGCCTGATGCGCGATCACTTCTGGCGCGAAGACATGGGCGGGGTGCGCTGGGATGAGGTCTGGGAGCGCTACAGCGCCCTGCTCCCGCGCGTGGGCAGCCGCAGCGAGTTCTCCGACCTGGTCTGGACGATGCAGGGCGAGCTGGGCACGAGCCACGCCTATGAGATGGGCGGCGATTATGAGTACCCGCCGCAGTACTCCCCCGGTTTTCTGGGCGCGACCCTGCGCTGGGACCCCGACTGGCGCCTGGCCGACGATCCGCAGCGTTTTGAAGGCGCCTACCGCATCGAGTCCATCCTGCACGGCGACACCTGGGAGCCCTCCAAATCCTCGCCGCTGGCCCGCCCCGGGCTGGGCTTAAGCGAGGGCGACGTGATCCTGACCATCAACGCCCGCCGCGTGGATGCCCGGCACAGCGTCGAGGAGCGACTGGTCAACCAGGCCGGCCAGAACATCGAACTTCTCGTCGCTGCCGGCGACGGCCTCAGCGAGCCGCGCACGGTCACCACGAAGGCGCTCCGCCACGAGACCGAGCTGCGCTACCGGGAGTGGGTCAACCACAACCGCCGCCGCGTCCATGAGGCCTCCGAGGGCAAGCTCGGCTACGTGCATATCCCCGACATGGGCCCGGCCGGCTATGCCGAGTTCCACCGCCATTACTTGAGCGAAAACACCCGCCAGGGGCTTGTGGTCGACGTGCGTTTTAACGGAGGCGGCCACGTCAGCCAGCTGATCCTCGAGAAGCTGGCCCGGCGGCAGGTCGGCTTCGATCTTCAGCGCTGGGGCAAACCCCTGGCCTACCCGATGGAGTCGATCGCCGGCCCCATCGTCGCCTTGACCAATGAGCACGCCGGCAGCGACGGCGATATCTTCAGCCACACCTTCAAGCTGATGAAGTTGGGGCCCCTGCTCGGGAAACGCACCTGGGGCGGCGTGGTGGGCATCTGGCCGCGCCACACCATGGTCGACGGCAGCGTGACGACCCAGCCGGAGTTCTCTTTCTGGTTTGAAGACGTGGGCTTCTCGGTCGAGAACTTCGGCACCGAGCCCGATGTCGAGGTGGAGCTTCCGCCCCAGGCCGACGCCACCGGCGAGGATCCGCAGCTCGATGCGGCGATTGCAACGGCGATGGCCCTGCTCAACGAGCGACCGGTGGCGCTTCCGGACTTTGCGCCCTACCCCGATCTTCGGGCGCCGCAGTCGCTTCCGCCGCGCTCCTCGGTGGGCACGAAGGCCGGGAACGCGGAGTCGGAAGAGCGCTGA